A genomic window from Silene latifolia isolate original U9 population chromosome Y, ASM4854445v1, whole genome shotgun sequence includes:
- the LOC141632059 gene encoding uncharacterized protein LOC141632059, with protein MKGYCKGEILCTVARDATNQMFPVACAVVEIESKESWSWFFGHLIQDLEMGMAGLYCPINKRSVHGLMIVKEEILPQAEHRLCARHIFINWIEVIKGVPLHTHYWRVVKAYTEKEFNDVMQQLRRQSERAYGEMCARDVTKFCRYFYKTWACTDVTCNNMAETFNSWILEAREKPILSILEEIRRQVMSRMVEKRGEAAKCNRVTPRIRAKLNEFRQATKNWVCACKYWDLNGVPCEHATSAICAINQDPESYVAFWYPKKSYEASYSVPMEPLNGQALWQTVEEGSILPSDPRIMCGRPPNKRKRAYGDIRRKRLKYRLPKSSKQLCSSCHRIGHNRRTCLSKDA; from the exons ATGAAAGGATATTGTAAAGGCGAGATACTATGTACTGTAGCAAGAGATGCAACTAATCAGATGTTTCCCGTAGCATGTGCAGTAGTGGAAATTGAATCTAAGGAAAGTTGGTCTTGGTTTTTTggacatttaattcaagatttgGAAATGGGAATGGCTGGACTTTACTGTCCGATCAACAAAAGGTCAGTTCAT GGCTTAATGATTGTAAAAGAAGAGATACTACCACAAGCAGAACATAGATTATGTGCTAGACACATATTTATAAATTGGATTGAAGTTATTAAAGGGGTTCCATTACATACGCATTACTGGAGGGTAGTCAAGGCTTATACTGAGAAAGAGTTTAACGATGTTATGCAGCAACTAAGACGACAAAGTGAGCGTGCTTATGGTGAGATGTGTGCAAGAGATGTGACTAAATTTTGCAGATATTTTTATAAGACTTGGGCTTGTACAGATGTAACTTGCAATAACATGGCAGAAACATTCAACTCGTGGATTCTTGAAGCTAGAGAGAAACCAATTTTATCTATACTTGAAGAAATTAGAAGGCAAGTGATGTCTAGGATGGTAGAAAAGAGAGGGGAAGCAGCTAAGTGTAATAGAGTTACTCCAAGAATTCGAGCAAAGTTGAATGAATTTAGGCAAGCAACGAAGAACTGG GTATGTGCATGTAAATATTGGGATTTGAATGGAGTTCCTTGTGAGCATGCTACCTCAGCCATATGTGCTATTAACCAAGATCCGGAGAGTTATGTAGCATTTTGGTACCCTAAGAAAAGTTATGAAGCATCATACTCAGTTCCTATGGAGCCACTTAATGGGCAGGCTCTATGGCAGACGGTCGAAGAGGGCTCAATTTTACCAAGTGATCCTAGAATAATGTGTGGGAGACCTCCAAATAAGAGGAAGAGAGCTTATGGTGATATTCGGCGAAAGCGACTCAAGTACAGGCTCCCTAAAAGTAGCAAACAATTGTGCTCAAGTTGCCATAGAATTGGCCATAACCGTAGGACATGCCTATCCAAGGATGCTTGA
- the LOC141632060 gene encoding uncharacterized protein LOC141632060 gives MKGEKRVYERIDKALGSKGWFTIFPETSIKHYPIQISDHAPIEVDLNLTKNNGKKPYKLDAWVLDYPDCIQVIKEVWNINDVGSPTFRVVRKLARVRQSVKKWTLDKLNDWSMKWDDFDKRLEHGIELAISGGGEEEYNQHSQGSSCYPYTDIPKNIRRRVSNDDADVLGKPFSAKEIRRAVFHMGPLKSSGPDGIPAIFYQRCWHLVNKDCTKAILSILNSGMVLREMNRTFIALVPKCDNLEDVKDYHPISLCNVFMRIVTKCITNQMKKVMGYLVGEYQNAFLAGRSISDNI, from the exons ATGAAAGGAGAAAAAAGGGTTTATGAACGGATTGATAAGGCACTTGGATCAAAGGGGTGGTTTACCATCTTTCCAGAGACGAGCATTAAGCATTATCCGATTCAGATATCTGACCACGCGCCTATTGAAGTAGATTTAAATCTTACGAAGAATAACGGTAAGAAACCTTATAAATTGGATGCATGGGTTTTGGACTACCCTGATTGCATTCAGGTCATTAAGGAAGTTTGGAACATTAATGATGTGGGTTCTCCGACTTTTCGGGTGGTTAGGAAACTAGCTAGGGTAAGGCAAAGTGTGAAAAAGTGGACACTTGACAAACTTAATGACTGGTCGATGAAATGGGATGATTTTGACAAAAGATTAGAGCATGGTATTGAATTAGCTATATCTGGAGGAGGAGAAGAAGAGTACAATCAG CACTCCCAAGGAAGCTCTTGTTATCCTTATACCGACATACCTAAGAATATTAGAAGGCGGGTTTCTAATGATGATGCGGACGTGTTGGGTAAGCCTTTTTCGGCTAAAGAGATCAGACGGGCTGTTTTCCATATGGGTCCATTGAAATCTTCGGGGCCGGATGGTATTCCGGCTATTTTTTACCAAAGATGCTGGCACCTTGTGAATAAAGATTGCACAAAAGCTATTCTCTCCATCTTAAACTCTGGGATGGTCTTAAGGGAAATGAATAGGACTTTTATTGCTTTAGTTCCTAAATGTGATAACCTGGAGGATGTGAAGGATTACCATCCTATTAGTCTCTGTAATGTTTTTATGAGAATTGTGACAAAATGCATTACAAATCAGATGAAGAAAGTTATGGGATATCTCGTTGGGGAATACCAAAATGCGTTTCTAGCTGGAAGGAGTATTAGTGACAatatttga